Part of the Niallia alba genome is shown below.
TGGGATTTTTAATAGGAATTCGATACATATGCTTCTCCTTTCTTGCTCAAACTAGCTCCTTTTCGAAACAAGCATAAAGCTCCTGCTAGAAAAAAGAGAAATGCGATTGGAAAAGCAATAAATTGGGTACCAATTAAGGTTGAAAGCCCAGCAACTAGGTATAGTACTGCTGCCCATTTCGGATAACGATTTCTCCAAATGAAGGCAGTCGCAGCCGCAACGAAAATTAGTACGAGTAATAAGGTGATGCCAAACCAGATAGATAAGACCTTCATTGCCTCTAGGCTATCTTGTACAGCACCTAAAGAAACGCCATCCTGAAGAATGGGAAAGACTGTTTCTTTATATGTTTCTTTATCCATAGAGGTCATCGTTAGCGAAAATCCCCCTAGAAATATGACACAAAATACAATCCCTACCATTCCAATTATTGCTTCCCATTTTCGCTTCATTTCTCCCGTCCCTTTCTACTAGTCTCCATATAAACCCAATCTAACTTTTTGATTGAACCATTTTGAGCATAACAATTTTCTATTTCCCGGTAGGTTACTGTTTCTCGATTCTCATTCTTTCCCCAATCATTCCATCTATCTGGGTGAATATGAGCACCTATTCTACATTGAGAAAAGGTTACATTCGCATAAGGTCTCCACGGCCGACCTAAATAGACATTTACTGTATCAGCCTCTGCGGTTAAATAGCAGTGAGAAAATAAAAAACCCCTTTTCCCGCTAGCGGTACTCGCTGCTGTTACATATCCTGGATGGTTTTTTGGACGCTTAAGAGATCTCAACTCACATTCTTCAAACTGTGCTTCTCCTCCGCCAAATATATAATCAACGGTTCCCTCGATATAACAATGAATAAAGGTTATTAGATTGTCTCGATATTCATTTCTTATTTCTGGTTTAGAGAAAGGAGTCCCATCTTTTTGAAGATCTGGCAATGGTCCGAGACAAATAGTATCCTGAAACCCTTTAAACGAACAATTTTTGAATTTCACTTTATTGCCTTCATTATAGAGAGCCATTGCCTGCCCCACTGTTTCCCCAGGTCCAGCATTATTAACTATTTCCATATTCTCTACCCAAATATTTTCTGCATTGATAAAAAGGGTCGCTGTTTGAAAGGTACCTATCTCACAGCCACTCTCATCCAATTGACGTGCATACTTGTTTCCAATAATCCGAACATTTCCTATACCGATTAGTTTTCTATTTGATTGATAGAGACTGATATTTTCATCGTAATCTCCACTTAAAATGATGAATGTAACTGGACTTTCTATATTGGAACAATGAGCAATCCCATCTTGTATACGCTTAAAATCACAACTATTATTTTTTCCAATGACAAATTGAAATTGATTCTTCACAAATGCTTCTGTAAGAAAGTTTCCCATTGTTTTCTCATTTCCTTTGTCTCTTGATGACCACCTGTTACAATCCGGCTGTTCCAATGATCCTCCGCATTATATTTTCTATACATTTTTACTAATTCCTCATCCAATAGCATGGCCCCTTCAATCGGACACATGCGATCGTCTTTACCAACAAGACTCAACCGTGGCCTTGGGGCAATTAACGCTTGCACGGATAAAGTAGAGAAGCTTTTTAAAAAACCTGGCACGTAGTAATAAAATCCATGATGATCCAAGCCCCGCTTTTGCTTTAGTGTTTCTATATGCACTTGTGCAGCAATATCAACTGTTACTCTTATCCGATTGTCTAGTGCAGCCAACCACCAGCTCATGAGGCCACCCATTGACATTCCAATTGCCGCAACTCGGTTCTTATCGACATCTGTTCGCTCCACAAGATAATCCAGGAAAGCAATATTATCAAAAATCCGCATGCCCCATAGTGTCCGACCCTCTAATAACATTTCTTTGACTAATTCACTTTCTGCTTTGCCTTTTCTTTCATTAAATCCCCACATATCAATGGAGCCAACAGCATATCCCAAATTCGTTATTGCCTCGACAAAAGGAGGGGATTGTAAGTAGCTGCTACTTACTAGCAGCTCTTCTTTTCCCTGATCAAAATTCCCTCCATGTGAATGATTAAAAATAACAATAGGAAGCGGATCGTCCTGTTTTAAAGGTTTGGCAAAATAAGCTGGAACGGATTCCTCTTCATTTAATTGCAGCAAGAGACTCTCTAAAATATAGTTATTTTTTGTTTCTTTTCTTATTAGTTGGACCGTCCTATTCTTTGCCTTTGGATAATCTCCTAATAACTCAATGAGCTTTTCTCGTCTCTCCTTCACTTTACGCCTTCACTTCCTTCAAAAGCGCTTCTTCCTTCTTTGTATTTTTGGACTTACAGTTGGTTAATTCGATATCATCACTATATTCGAGATAAAAGGCCGGACCTTCATGATTTTCGATCGTTACCCGATTAAATAAAATATCCTTTGCAAAGCCAACATAAAAGCCTCGGTTACTCATATCCTCGATCCCTGCCATCATCGCCGGTTTCCCAGGAATCGCATTTTCTGCCAGCGAAATATCTATCTGGTTAAAAGTAAGTTCTGATACATATTGCTCTGCTAAGCCATAAATGAACCCAGCAGAGGCATGAACATTCCTTGCTGTAATGTTTGCAAAATGAATGCGTCTAAACATTGGTGTATCGACTGTTACTGGGTATGGATGTTTATCCCATACATATTTGTCCTTCCCTTTAGGACCACAGAAATAATATAGGTTTAAAATGAATGGACAGATAACACCTTCCATTACAATATTGTCTACACGGATGTCTTCGACTACACCTCCACGCCCTCGTCTTGACTTCAATCGAATGCCACGATCTGTATCTTGAAAGATACAATTGCTTATCGTTACATTTCGTATATCCCCACTCATTTCACTGCCAAGTACTACTCCCCCATGGCCATGAACCATCGTACAATTCGTTATCGTTATATTTTCACAAGCTACACGCTCTGCCGTATCCTCTGTTCCTGCCTTAATCGCAATACAATCATCGCCTACATCAATATGACAATTGCTGATTCTTACATTGGAACAGGATTCTGGATCGATGCCATCTGTATTTGGTGAATCTTTCGGATTATTGATGGTTAAATTATCGATAGTAATGTTATTACTGCAAATGGGGTTAATCGTCCAACTCGGAGAATTTATTAAGCT
Proteins encoded:
- a CDS encoding DUF4064 domain-containing protein, encoding MKRKWEAIIGMVGIVFCVIFLGGFSLTMTSMDKETYKETVFPILQDGVSLGAVQDSLEAMKVLSIWFGITLLLVLIFVAAATAFIWRNRYPKWAAVLYLVAGLSTLIGTQFIAFPIAFLFFLAGALCLFRKGASLSKKGEAYVSNSY
- a CDS encoding pectinesterase family protein, whose translation is MGNFLTEAFVKNQFQFVIGKNNSCDFKRIQDGIAHCSNIESPVTFIILSGDYDENISLYQSNRKLIGIGNVRIIGNKYARQLDESGCEIGTFQTATLFINAENIWVENMEIVNNAGPGETVGQAMALYNEGNKVKFKNCSFKGFQDTICLGPLPDLQKDGTPFSKPEIRNEYRDNLITFIHCYIEGTVDYIFGGGEAQFEECELRSLKRPKNHPGYVTAASTASGKRGFLFSHCYLTAEADTVNVYLGRPWRPYANVTFSQCRIGAHIHPDRWNDWGKNENRETVTYREIENCYAQNGSIKKLDWVYMETSRKGREK
- a CDS encoding alpha/beta hydrolase family protein, coding for MKERREKLIELLGDYPKAKNRTVQLIRKETKNNYILESLLLQLNEEESVPAYFAKPLKQDDPLPIVIFNHSHGGNFDQGKEELLVSSSYLQSPPFVEAITNLGYAVGSIDMWGFNERKGKAESELVKEMLLEGRTLWGMRIFDNIAFLDYLVERTDVDKNRVAAIGMSMGGLMSWWLAALDNRIRVTVDIAAQVHIETLKQKRGLDHHGFYYYVPGFLKSFSTLSVQALIAPRPRLSLVGKDDRMCPIEGAMLLDEELVKMYRKYNAEDHWNSRIVTGGHQETKEMRKQWETFLQKHL
- a CDS encoding glycoside hydrolase family 28 protein, translated to MSDYIITEFGAKNDGDLCTESIQEAIDKAYKNGGGRIVIPPGEFLTGALLLKDNIEIHLAAGAILKFSDRQEDYFVVTSRWEGVAREVYASCLYAENSCNIAITGFGTINGNGERWWHIFRNEREKLLYPRPKLISLDGCENISIKDVSLINSPSWTINPICSNNITIDNLTINNPKDSPNTDGIDPESCSNVRISNCHIDVGDDCIAIKAGTEDTAERVACENITITNCTMVHGHGGVVLGSEMSGDIRNVTISNCIFQDTDRGIRLKSRRGRGGVVEDIRVDNIVMEGVICPFILNLYYFCGPKGKDKYVWDKHPYPVTVDTPMFRRIHFANITARNVHASAGFIYGLAEQYVSELTFNQIDISLAENAIPGKPAMMAGIEDMSNRGFYVGFAKDILFNRVTIENHEGPAFYLEYSDDIELTNCKSKNTKKEEALLKEVKA